A genomic stretch from Petrimonas mucosa includes:
- a CDS encoding carbon starvation CstA family protein, translating into MITFLISLVILLGGYILYSRYLERVMEVDPNRATPATSLSDGVDYVPMPWWRVLLIQFLNIAGLGPIFGAIAGALWGPVAFVWIVLGTVFAGAAHDFFSGMLSVRHGGLSITEIIGIYLGGGVKQLMRVFTIVLLVLVGVVFISGPAGILANLTPATLDFKFWVWIIFGYYILATLLPIDKIIGKIYPLFGFALLFMAVSLIIALIIKGFSIPELIPENWQNFHYDKVRFPIFPMLFITIACGAISGFHATQSPLMARCIKNESEGRKVFYGAMVIEGVVALIWAAISMSFFGGIQELGEVMIAQKGNAAWVVNEISNSLLGRVGAILAILGVVAAPITSGDTAFRSARLTVGDLLKFNQKPIKNRLIITVPLFVVGFVLTTINFDVVWRYFAWSNQTLATVVLWTITVYLFQKGKGFWITLLPALFMTAVVTTYIMLAPEGLALSKNIAYSMGIIVTFLSLLLFLFYTSRESKGR; encoded by the coding sequence ATGATTACCTTTTTGATTTCCCTTGTTATACTTTTGGGCGGTTATATCCTTTATTCCAGGTACTTGGAAAGAGTGATGGAGGTTGACCCCAACAGAGCCACTCCGGCTACATCCCTGAGCGACGGAGTGGACTATGTGCCCATGCCTTGGTGGCGGGTCCTCCTTATTCAATTCCTCAACATTGCCGGATTAGGTCCAATATTCGGTGCAATTGCCGGCGCATTATGGGGGCCTGTTGCATTTGTCTGGATAGTGCTCGGGACAGTATTTGCAGGGGCAGCACATGACTTCTTTTCGGGCATGTTGTCGGTAAGGCACGGTGGATTAAGTATAACTGAAATTATCGGTATCTATTTGGGGGGAGGCGTGAAACAGCTGATGAGGGTCTTTACGATTGTGCTTTTAGTCCTTGTCGGGGTAGTCTTCATTTCCGGTCCTGCCGGTATACTTGCCAACCTGACGCCAGCAACCCTCGATTTTAAATTTTGGGTTTGGATCATATTTGGCTACTACATCTTAGCAACCTTGTTGCCGATCGACAAGATCATAGGAAAGATATATCCACTCTTTGGATTTGCACTGCTCTTCATGGCAGTCAGCCTGATTATTGCGTTAATAATTAAGGGATTTTCCATCCCGGAATTGATCCCGGAGAACTGGCAGAACTTTCATTACGACAAAGTGAGATTTCCCATTTTCCCCATGCTCTTCATTACAATTGCATGTGGCGCCATATCAGGTTTTCACGCCACACAATCGCCCTTAATGGCACGCTGTATAAAAAATGAGAGTGAGGGGCGAAAGGTATTCTATGGTGCAATGGTTATCGAGGGTGTTGTAGCACTGATCTGGGCCGCAATCAGCATGAGTTTCTTCGGTGGCATACAGGAACTGGGAGAGGTTATGATTGCGCAAAAAGGCAATGCCGCCTGGGTGGTCAATGAGATCTCCAACTCCCTGTTGGGAAGAGTGGGGGCAATATTGGCCATACTGGGTGTTGTTGCTGCGCCGATCACTTCTGGCGATACCGCTTTCAGGAGCGCCAGGCTTACGGTTGGCGATCTGTTGAAATTCAATCAGAAACCAATCAAGAACAGGCTGATTATTACTGTTCCGCTCTTTGTTGTCGGTTTTGTGCTGACAACCATCAATTTCGATGTAGTTTGGCGCTACTTTGCCTGGTCCAATCAGACCCTGGCAACGGTTGTCCTTTGGACCATAACGGTTTATCTCTTCCAGAAAGGGAAGGGTTTCTGGATAACCCTGCTCCCGGCCTTATTCATGACGGCAGTGGTTACCACCTACATCATGCTTGCTCCGGAGGGGCTTGCCCTTTCAAAAAACATTGCATACAGTATGGGTATCATTGTGACGTTTCTTTCATTGCTTTTATTTCTGTTTTATACCAGCAGAGAATCAAAGGGCAGGTAA
- a CDS encoding dicarboxylate/amino acid:cation symporter: MSKILIHLKRIPLLGRVVIAIILGIMLGQFVPVWFARIFATFNDLFGNFLSFFIPLIILGLVAPAIGELGKGAGKLLLITAAIAYLSTLFSGFLTFFSCQAVFPKIITGTIDAASVQSIEEGAIKTFFSIGMPPVMDVMSALILSFCIGIGLSVIAGETLQKAFSDFRDIVTMIIGTLIIPLLPLYIFGMFLSISISGQVYSVIMLFLKVISVIFVLHILLLLIQYAVAGAVSRRHPLKALKTMLPAYMTALGTSSSAATIPVTLQCALNNKVNPNVASFVIPLCATIHLAGSAMKVVGFSLAIIYFFGMAVDFPTFVGFIFMVGITMVAAPGVPGGAIMAAIGIIQSMLGFDEQMIGLMITVYIAVDSFGTACNVTGDGAVAMIMDRWAAKVGNQ; encoded by the coding sequence ATGAGTAAAATATTGATCCATTTGAAGAGAATACCTTTGTTAGGACGCGTTGTTATCGCCATTATATTGGGAATCATGCTCGGACAGTTTGTGCCGGTCTGGTTTGCCAGGATCTTCGCTACGTTTAACGATCTGTTTGGAAACTTCCTGTCGTTTTTCATACCGTTGATCATACTCGGGTTGGTTGCTCCCGCCATTGGCGAGTTGGGAAAGGGTGCAGGGAAGCTTTTGTTGATCACTGCTGCCATCGCATACCTGTCGACCCTCTTCTCGGGGTTTCTTACCTTTTTTTCGTGTCAAGCGGTCTTCCCGAAAATCATAACCGGTACAATTGATGCGGCGTCGGTTCAAAGTATCGAGGAAGGTGCCATCAAGACCTTTTTCTCGATTGGAATGCCCCCTGTCATGGATGTGATGTCGGCTCTGATTTTGTCGTTTTGCATTGGTATCGGGCTCTCGGTCATTGCTGGAGAGACGTTGCAGAAAGCCTTTTCCGATTTCCGCGACATCGTGACGATGATCATCGGCACACTCATTATCCCGTTGTTACCACTATATATTTTCGGGATGTTCCTCTCCATCTCGATTTCCGGACAGGTCTACTCCGTAATCATGTTGTTCCTGAAAGTGATATCGGTGATCTTTGTGCTGCATATCCTGCTGTTGCTTATCCAGTATGCAGTTGCTGGTGCCGTTTCACGTCGCCATCCACTGAAGGCGTTGAAAACGATGCTCCCTGCCTATATGACGGCATTGGGGACATCTTCATCGGCTGCAACCATCCCCGTGACGCTTCAATGTGCGCTCAACAACAAGGTCAATCCCAATGTAGCCTCCTTTGTGATCCCGCTCTGCGCTACGATCCATCTGGCCGGAAGTGCAATGAAGGTTGTCGGCTTTTCGCTGGCAATCATCTATTTCTTCGGAATGGCGGTAGATTTTCCCACTTTTGTCGGCTTTATCTTTATGGTGGGGATTACCATGGTTGCGGCTCCCGGTGTTCCCGGTGGAGCCATTATGGCAGCTATCGGGATTATTCAGTCCATGCTGGGTTTCGATGAACAGATGATCGGCTTGATGATTACCGTTTATATTGCAGTGGACAGTTTCGGAACGGCCTGTAACGTGACCGGTGACGGTGCCGTTGCCATGATAATGGATAGATGGGCAGCCAAAGTGGGGAACCAGTAG
- a CDS encoding FAD-dependent oxidoreductase: MKRREFLSYSLPATGAVMLLPGFAKARLMAEIERQFDDNIRFEEYDVVINGAGLSGYFAAMEAMKRGLRVLVVEKRPAPGFEIAAKRRLWIGDQGVDRWDPELLQLFFPKDETREIFATGGTGPNSSRFDDELLLFAGSIKKGLLRNLLVNNVHLLLMTDVCGMITDGKKVSGALLACKHGVFTVKCRKFIDCSDNLLFSRNLIQQKYTVEKVGFVLELLGVDKPKKKIVKVPANLGLEGNEIRMHRGKNVNDQAFLEFQYTPESQKFEEIEVQSRLLAGEVGRNLKLIDDSLTKAKVHYYAYESSILLSGNTPLPVIDLGGYYLLENLQGELDGEQLLAIRDSAAQCVKKIDFSGKGSPQKRVHLAGQTFSLDSINPRQYNESNFSVPLRKCDGSIAERIHDSTGCQVVVGGSGTSGAPVAMGAAEMGADVVAVDYFNDPGGTKTVGGVMGYYHGLRDNRFLDRLEGESDKLANEIGFNKKPGRQYYFLKWFKENNVKFLSGSIVCGSIVEDGRVKGILICRNGKLEKVLGDIVVDSTGDGDIACFAGAGYRHGNDRNGMTQNYSQWNLAGGGKSPTPITSDYDIIDNTKISELQRGLFLSHYEAHFYDFHPYLTVRESRRIIGDYELNLIDAVEKTHFDDLVAVASSDYDPHFVGYGEYSRCGFLLPHSNIVKVEIPFRSLLPKGLEGVMVVGKAFSQTHNVLQFTRMSADLTVLGYLAGQIAAKSAVGNDHLRNFQIKELQKEWFSRGFIPGEFSDLTTGNRLNDPEEIDFRIKSLGEGKDEFLYECCRLSKESCVTELKNNFHSSPDGRGKLLLAKALAWFGESEGCRLIMNELAEMFDEERSKGYPGGFVETYDDIRGREKNMLKGLFWRINQNMALLAMAGYREATSVIRHILDNTVAGGGMVKRESDYYDERIDLKIIPFYNRILNLCFFAERVPDSALIPGLEKLLDDENVGGYMTDNYHETRWKVFGAVLETAIASALARCGSKRGYSLLVDYLDDIHFNLSNFAANELKELTGRSYSTDREQWEDYLRKTSFPRATKKLVKEIEL; encoded by the coding sequence ATGAAGAGACGAGAATTTTTGAGCTATAGCCTTCCTGCCACCGGAGCCGTGATGTTGCTTCCCGGTTTTGCAAAGGCTCGGTTGATGGCTGAAATAGAGAGACAGTTTGACGACAATATCAGGTTTGAGGAGTATGATGTTGTGATAAACGGTGCAGGCCTCTCCGGTTATTTTGCGGCCATGGAGGCGATGAAGAGAGGATTGCGGGTGCTGGTTGTGGAGAAAAGGCCTGCACCCGGTTTTGAAATAGCTGCAAAAAGAAGATTGTGGATCGGTGATCAAGGGGTCGATCGTTGGGATCCTGAATTGTTACAACTATTCTTCCCTAAGGATGAGACACGCGAGATCTTTGCGACTGGTGGGACTGGCCCGAATAGCAGCCGTTTCGATGATGAACTGCTCCTTTTTGCCGGTTCAATCAAAAAGGGATTGCTCAGAAACCTGCTCGTTAATAATGTCCATCTGTTGTTAATGACCGATGTGTGTGGAATGATTACAGATGGAAAGAAGGTCTCGGGTGCACTGCTTGCCTGTAAGCACGGAGTGTTTACTGTAAAATGCAGAAAGTTTATTGACTGTTCTGATAACCTGCTGTTCAGCAGAAACCTGATCCAGCAAAAGTACACTGTTGAGAAGGTAGGTTTTGTTTTAGAGCTTCTGGGGGTTGACAAACCGAAGAAGAAGATTGTAAAAGTCCCTGCTAATCTCGGATTGGAAGGTAATGAGATCCGGATGCACAGAGGTAAAAATGTGAATGATCAAGCTTTTCTTGAGTTTCAGTACACTCCTGAAAGTCAGAAGTTTGAAGAGATTGAGGTGCAGTCGAGGCTGCTTGCAGGAGAGGTTGGACGAAACCTGAAACTGATCGATGACTCTTTGACCAAGGCTAAAGTTCATTACTACGCATATGAGAGTTCGATTCTCCTTTCCGGGAATACCCCGTTGCCAGTCATCGATCTTGGTGGATACTATTTGCTGGAGAATCTGCAAGGTGAGCTTGATGGTGAGCAGTTACTGGCTATCCGGGATAGTGCTGCACAGTGTGTGAAAAAAATTGATTTTTCCGGAAAAGGGAGCCCTCAGAAAAGAGTGCATTTAGCGGGACAAACTTTCTCGTTAGATAGCATCAACCCCCGGCAATACAACGAGAGCAACTTCTCCGTCCCGCTCAGAAAGTGTGATGGCTCAATCGCGGAACGGATCCATGATTCAACCGGATGTCAAGTAGTAGTGGGCGGATCCGGTACGTCGGGAGCGCCGGTAGCCATGGGAGCTGCCGAGATGGGGGCGGATGTTGTTGCTGTAGACTATTTTAATGATCCGGGTGGAACCAAAACAGTTGGTGGTGTAATGGGTTATTACCACGGTCTTAGGGATAACAGGTTTTTAGACAGACTTGAAGGCGAATCGGACAAACTGGCCAACGAGATTGGATTCAACAAGAAGCCGGGCCGTCAGTACTACTTCCTGAAGTGGTTCAAGGAGAACAATGTAAAATTTCTTTCCGGATCCATCGTTTGCGGTTCCATTGTAGAGGATGGTCGGGTAAAAGGGATCCTGATATGCAGGAACGGTAAACTGGAGAAAGTGTTGGGAGACATTGTAGTGGATTCAACGGGTGATGGTGACATTGCTTGTTTTGCCGGTGCCGGCTATCGCCATGGCAATGACAGGAACGGGATGACACAGAACTACAGTCAATGGAATTTGGCCGGTGGGGGAAAGAGTCCGACGCCGATAACTTCGGATTACGATATTATAGATAACACTAAAATTTCAGAACTGCAGAGAGGACTCTTCTTGTCACATTACGAAGCCCATTTCTATGATTTTCACCCCTATCTGACAGTAAGGGAGTCGAGAAGAATTATTGGAGATTACGAACTAAATCTTATCGATGCAGTTGAGAAGACCCATTTTGACGATTTAGTTGCCGTTGCAAGCAGTGATTACGATCCACATTTTGTGGGCTACGGTGAATATTCCCGGTGTGGTTTCTTGTTGCCTCATTCCAATATCGTAAAAGTGGAGATCCCGTTCAGATCATTACTGCCGAAAGGTTTGGAGGGTGTTATGGTGGTGGGGAAAGCTTTCTCCCAGACACATAATGTACTTCAGTTTACAAGGATGTCGGCTGATCTTACCGTGCTAGGTTACCTTGCGGGTCAGATTGCTGCGAAGTCAGCAGTCGGAAACGACCATCTCAGAAACTTTCAGATAAAGGAGCTTCAAAAGGAATGGTTCTCCCGCGGCTTTATTCCGGGTGAGTTTTCAGATCTAACAACCGGAAACAGATTGAATGATCCTGAGGAGATAGATTTTCGAATAAAAAGTCTCGGAGAGGGGAAGGATGAGTTTTTGTACGAATGCTGCAGATTGAGTAAGGAGAGTTGTGTAACAGAGCTCAAAAACAATTTCCACTCTTCTCCGGATGGACGCGGCAAACTGTTGCTGGCAAAAGCACTTGCCTGGTTCGGGGAGAGTGAGGGGTGTCGACTGATCATGAATGAACTCGCTGAAATGTTTGATGAAGAGCGCTCCAAGGGCTATCCTGGCGGATTTGTGGAGACGTATGATGATATACGGGGCAGGGAGAAAAATATGCTGAAAGGGCTATTTTGGCGGATCAACCAGAATATGGCCCTGTTGGCCATGGCCGGTTACCGTGAAGCTACTTCTGTAATCAGACACATATTGGATAATACGGTTGCCGGTGGCGGTATGGTAAAAAGAGAATCAGATTATTACGACGAACGGATCGATTTGAAGATAATCCCGTTCTACAACCGTATCCTTAACTTGTGTTTCTTTGCGGAACGAGTGCCCGACAGCGCCCTGATCCCCGGTCTCGAGAAGTTACTGGATGATGAAAATGTGGGGGGATATATGACCGACAATTATCATGAAACAAGATGGAAAGTGTTCGGGGCAGTGCTTGAAACAGCTATTGCCTCTGCGTTGGCGCGATGCGGTTCAAAAAGAGGTTATTCCCTGCTTGTCGACTACCTGGATGATATTCATTTCAATTTGAGTAACTTTGCAGCAAATGAACTGAAGGAACTCACCGGTAGAAGCTATTCGACGGATAGAGAGCAGTGGGAGGATTACCTGAGAAAGACCTCCTTCCCGAGAGCGACTAAAAAACTGGTCAAGGAGATTGAGCTTTGA
- a CDS encoding alginate lyase family protein has protein sequence MSKTSLVILLHLFALLPIFGKQQNNLQSDKCPSEKQSVECLLEKLDLPAALEKEILQSKEREKQGAVLLDYFRSRRGIHHPVKREDRIGSLGNLASKADIEMADDALKHIFVGQPAYPRFFCGDDIDWGARPVPDDEWVWQLNRMYFWNAMGRAYWHTGDERYARAWGEQLIDWVRKNPYDEEHSYAWRSIETGIRGNSWCELYQRFIDSPSFTPEVLIHFLNSLHDHATLLMIKYTTNSNWALMEAEGLAFIAILFPEFKESPAWRSEAFRRLNVEIDKQVYPDGHQRELAMGYHVGCISWFLRSYELAKMNGLAEAFPRSYEKKIEKMCEVPMKLCHPDGTVVQFGDAWTGEPGQYKSRFMAWSKLFNREDFLYMATGGAEGKAPAERAFALPESGLYSMRSSWERDAIFLALKCGPDGGGHSQPDNGTFGLYAGGRILMPDAGSYIYSGDWEGRAWFRQTKVHQTLTLDDRNSAYAPALLKWECHNDLDLLVVENRSYDDLTHRRSVLFVDKRYFVIIDEAYGSAAGDVELHFQLAPGEPIVDKKRYSIETSYPEGWNLFLKCSREMGEMELREEEGWVSHVYTVKEPRSAFCFHVKKNGREKVVRYVTLLLPYNGVKPDIRVKLLNESADRPLSNVNLEITEYGQKKWIGYTL, from the coding sequence ATGAGCAAAACCTCACTTGTTATCTTGTTGCATCTTTTTGCACTACTCCCCATTTTCGGGAAGCAGCAGAACAACCTGCAATCCGACAAATGTCCATCTGAAAAGCAGTCTGTCGAATGCCTGCTGGAGAAGCTTGATCTTCCAGCTGCCCTGGAGAAGGAGATTCTACAATCGAAGGAGAGAGAAAAGCAAGGAGCTGTCCTGTTGGATTACTTTCGTTCGAGGAGGGGTATTCACCATCCCGTAAAACGGGAGGATAGGATCGGGAGCCTGGGCAATTTGGCATCCAAAGCGGACATTGAAATGGCTGATGATGCCTTGAAACATATCTTTGTGGGGCAACCGGCCTATCCCCGTTTTTTCTGCGGTGACGATATCGATTGGGGGGCGCGCCCTGTACCCGATGATGAATGGGTCTGGCAGTTAAACCGGATGTATTTCTGGAATGCCATGGGCAGGGCCTACTGGCATACGGGAGACGAGAGATATGCCCGGGCATGGGGTGAGCAACTGATCGACTGGGTGAGAAAGAATCCATACGATGAAGAGCATAGCTATGCCTGGCGCTCAATCGAGACCGGTATACGGGGCAATAGCTGGTGTGAGCTGTATCAGCGCTTTATCGATTCTCCCTCATTTACGCCGGAGGTGTTGATCCATTTCCTGAACAGCCTCCATGATCATGCCACACTGCTGATGATCAAATATACCACCAACAGCAACTGGGCCTTGATGGAAGCCGAAGGCCTGGCATTCATTGCCATTCTCTTCCCTGAGTTCAAGGAGTCGCCGGCCTGGAGGAGCGAGGCCTTCAGAAGACTGAATGTTGAGATCGACAAACAGGTCTATCCCGACGGACATCAGAGAGAGCTGGCGATGGGATATCATGTGGGATGTATAAGCTGGTTCCTGAGAAGCTATGAACTGGCCAAAATGAATGGGCTGGCTGAGGCCTTTCCCCGGAGCTATGAGAAGAAGATCGAGAAGATGTGCGAAGTGCCGATGAAGTTGTGCCATCCCGATGGAACAGTGGTGCAGTTTGGAGATGCATGGACCGGTGAACCCGGACAATATAAGAGTCGCTTCATGGCTTGGTCGAAACTCTTCAACAGGGAGGATTTCCTCTATATGGCAACCGGTGGAGCCGAAGGAAAGGCTCCGGCCGAGAGAGCCTTTGCCCTTCCTGAAAGCGGCCTCTACTCGATGAGGAGTAGTTGGGAGCGGGATGCCATCTTCCTGGCCTTGAAGTGCGGGCCGGATGGAGGAGGCCATTCCCAGCCCGATAATGGCACCTTTGGATTGTATGCGGGTGGCAGGATATTGATGCCCGATGCAGGAAGCTATATCTATAGCGGTGATTGGGAAGGGAGAGCCTGGTTCCGGCAGACAAAAGTTCACCAGACCCTTACACTGGACGACCGCAATTCGGCTTACGCTCCAGCACTTTTGAAATGGGAGTGCCACAACGATCTGGATCTGCTGGTTGTTGAGAACAGAAGTTATGACGACCTGACGCACCGGCGATCGGTGCTGTTTGTGGATAAGCGCTATTTTGTGATTATCGATGAAGCATACGGTAGTGCGGCAGGTGATGTGGAATTGCATTTCCAGCTTGCTCCGGGTGAACCGATTGTAGATAAGAAGAGATATTCAATCGAGACCAGTTATCCGGAGGGATGGAATCTCTTCCTGAAGTGCAGCCGGGAGATGGGTGAAATGGAGCTTCGGGAAGAGGAGGGATGGGTCTCGCATGTATATACGGTGAAGGAGCCACGGTCGGCCTTCTGTTTCCATGTTAAAAAAAATGGTAGGGAAAAGGTGGTGCGATATGTCACTCTGCTGCTCCCCTATAATGGGGTAAAGCCGGATATTAGAGTGAAACTCCTCAATGAATCTGCAGATCGGCCGCTATCCAATGTGAATTTGGAGATAACCGAATATGGCCAGAAAAAGTGGATTGGGTATACGCTTTAA
- a CDS encoding FAD-dependent oxidoreductase encodes MIKKFLIFLGIYTVVVSVSLGNNRRMVLVEAESFEVKGGWVLDQQFIDQMGSPFLMAHGMGKPVADASTSVTIPEKGIWHVYVRTWNWCAPWKTEEKPGRFHLSVNGKRLDNELGLGEKWDWEYAGTIEIKERRNRIALHDLTGFNGRCDAILFSKEKEVQIPNEGEQMYKFRKKLLGFTGQPINGGTYDMVVVGAGTAGLGAAIKGAREGLKVALIHNRPVPGGNNSVEVRVVASGGLNLMPYPRLGDVIGEIKNVYRRPAHVDSVIAAEKNLSFFPNMHLFDLEKKENKITSVTARDIESNVETIFYAPIFVDCTGDGNIGFLAGAEYRVGREMRGETRETLAPERPDNMVLGTSLTWWSKDVGHATPFPECKWAIQFTEESCEKVTRGSNWWETGFLYDQVNEAEFIRDYLFRAIYGNWAFLKNKSKDKADYANLDLEALFYVAGKRESRRLMGDILLTQQDTEGAYVKYDDAFVTCTYDLDQHFPTPKNSFFFPGEEFISTMKHYFNDLGTPRRYLREDQVIPPFRIPYRCLYSKNVDNLFMAGRNISVTHIVLSATRVQETTGMMGELVGIASSLCKKYNCTPREVYKFHLKELESKIK; translated from the coding sequence ATGATAAAGAAATTTTTAATATTTTTGGGGATATATACAGTTGTTGTTTCTGTTTCTCTGGGAAATAACAGGAGAATGGTATTGGTCGAGGCCGAGAGTTTTGAAGTTAAGGGGGGTTGGGTTCTTGACCAGCAATTTATTGATCAAATGGGCTCCCCGTTCCTGATGGCTCACGGCATGGGAAAACCTGTTGCAGATGCTTCAACGTCGGTAACTATCCCGGAGAAAGGCATATGGCATGTATATGTCCGGACGTGGAACTGGTGTGCCCCCTGGAAAACCGAAGAAAAACCGGGCCGTTTTCATCTGTCGGTGAATGGCAAACGGTTGGATAATGAGTTGGGCTTAGGTGAAAAGTGGGATTGGGAATATGCTGGAACTATAGAGATAAAAGAGAGGAGAAACAGAATAGCTTTACATGACCTGACAGGATTCAACGGTCGGTGTGACGCCATCCTCTTTTCTAAAGAAAAAGAGGTGCAGATTCCTAATGAAGGGGAACAGATGTACAAATTTCGTAAGAAACTTCTTGGTTTTACCGGGCAACCCATCAATGGAGGAACATACGACATGGTTGTAGTAGGAGCAGGTACTGCCGGATTGGGTGCAGCAATTAAAGGTGCACGCGAGGGACTTAAGGTGGCATTGATTCATAATCGGCCTGTCCCCGGTGGAAACAATAGCGTTGAAGTGCGGGTTGTAGCCAGCGGAGGACTTAATCTGATGCCTTACCCCCGATTGGGAGATGTGATCGGGGAGATCAAGAATGTATATCGGCGCCCTGCACATGTGGATAGCGTCATAGCGGCCGAGAAAAACCTCTCCTTTTTCCCAAACATGCATCTCTTTGATTTGGAAAAAAAGGAGAATAAAATAACCTCTGTCACTGCAAGAGACATTGAATCCAATGTGGAAACCATCTTTTATGCTCCAATTTTTGTTGATTGTACTGGCGACGGAAATATTGGATTCTTGGCAGGTGCAGAATACAGGGTAGGAAGAGAGATGCGTGGAGAGACTCGTGAAACGCTGGCACCAGAGCGTCCCGATAATATGGTGTTGGGTACTTCCCTCACTTGGTGGAGCAAGGATGTAGGGCATGCGACTCCATTTCCAGAATGCAAATGGGCCATTCAATTCACTGAAGAGTCGTGTGAAAAAGTTACTCGGGGTAGTAATTGGTGGGAAACAGGATTTCTGTATGATCAGGTAAATGAGGCAGAATTTATTCGTGATTATCTATTTAGGGCAATTTATGGGAATTGGGCTTTTCTGAAAAATAAAAGTAAGGATAAGGCTGATTATGCTAATCTTGATCTGGAAGCTCTCTTTTATGTGGCAGGAAAACGCGAGTCACGCCGCTTGATGGGAGATATCCTTCTTACGCAACAAGATACCGAAGGGGCGTACGTGAAATATGACGATGCCTTTGTGACGTGTACATATGATTTGGATCAACATTTCCCGACGCCAAAGAACAGTTTCTTCTTCCCGGGTGAAGAGTTTATCTCTACCATGAAACACTATTTTAACGATCTGGGCACGCCTCGTAGGTACCTGCGTGAAGATCAAGTGATACCTCCCTTTCGAATTCCTTACCGTTGTCTTTATTCAAAAAATGTAGACAATCTGTTTATGGCTGGCAGAAATATCAGCGTGACACATATTGTGCTTTCTGCGACACGAGTCCAGGAAACGACAGGGATGATGGGTGAGTTGGTTGGAATTGCTTCCTCGTTGTGTAAGAAGTACAATTGTACTCCGAGGGAAGTTTACAAATTTCATTTAAAGGAGTTGGAGAGCAAGATTAAATAA
- a CDS encoding glycoside hydrolase family protein yields MNARTFITLFLCTALTMLQSCKSGQSNDIVAENFNFAAQQLQYAIDLTTEAISKDTRDSARRASRPLVSPRTLEKDGSLKVVTAHDWTSGFFPGELWFMYEMTNDPAWEERARKFTEPLQVLRYHTGTHDLGFMMYNSFGNGLRLTGDQEYREILLDAARSLATRYKPGAKIIRSWDHNGDKWQCPVIIDNMMNLELLFWAFRESNDSTFYQIAVNHANSTIKNHFRPDYGTYHVVDYDTITGEVLNRHTHQGYAHESTWSRGEAWALYGFTLMYRETGDQLYLDQANHIADFIFSHPRLPDDLIPYWDFDAPEIPDEPRDVSAAAIIASALYELSGYNVEDAGLYRQWADTILENLTSSYRAAPGADGGFLLLHSTGAKSLNSEIDVPLVYADYYFLEALLRKSKIEHNQPLF; encoded by the coding sequence ATGAACGCAAGAACATTCATTACCCTGTTTTTATGCACGGCACTGACCATGTTGCAGTCCTGCAAGAGTGGACAATCAAATGATATTGTCGCCGAGAACTTCAACTTTGCTGCACAGCAGCTGCAATATGCAATCGATCTCACAACCGAAGCCATCAGCAAGGATACGCGTGACTCTGCCCGGAGGGCGAGCCGGCCGCTGGTCAGCCCCAGAACACTCGAAAAGGATGGTTCATTGAAAGTGGTAACTGCACACGACTGGACAAGCGGTTTCTTTCCCGGTGAACTTTGGTTCATGTATGAGATGACCAATGATCCGGCTTGGGAAGAGAGGGCCAGGAAATTTACGGAGCCGTTGCAGGTTCTCAGATACCACACAGGGACACACGATCTCGGATTCATGATGTACAACAGTTTCGGTAATGGATTGCGTCTTACCGGTGATCAGGAGTACAGGGAGATCCTCCTTGATGCTGCCCGCTCATTGGCAACCCGATATAAACCGGGAGCAAAGATTATCAGGTCTTGGGATCATAACGGGGATAAGTGGCAATGTCCGGTAATTATCGACAACATGATGAATCTGGAGCTGCTCTTCTGGGCATTCAGGGAGAGCAACGACTCTACTTTCTACCAGATTGCCGTCAACCATGCAAACAGTACAATAAAAAACCATTTTAGGCCCGATTACGGTACTTACCATGTGGTGGACTACGACACCATAACCGGTGAAGTCCTGAACAGGCATACTCATCAAGGTTATGCCCATGAGTCTACCTGGTCGAGAGGCGAGGCGTGGGCGCTCTACGGTTTTACCCTCATGTACAGGGAGACTGGCGATCAGCTTTATCTGGATCAGGCAAACCATATTGCCGATTTCATATTCTCCCATCCACGTCTTCCGGATGACCTGATTCCCTATTGGGATTTCGACGCACCTGAAATTCCGGATGAGCCGCGTGACGTATCGGCCGCAGCCATTATAGCTTCAGCACTGTATGAACTCAGCGGTTACAATGTGGAGGATGCCGGACTCTACAGACAGTGGGCCGATACCATCCTGGAGAATCTTACAAGCAGCTATCGTGCCGCTCCCGGTGCGGATGGAGGATTTCTGCTGCTCCATAGTACCGGGGCAAAATCGCTCAACTCCGAGATTGATGTGCCGTTGGTCTATGCCGATTACTATTTTCTTGAAGCACTGTTGAGAAAGTCTAAAATTGAACACAATCAACCTCTGTTCTGA